A single region of the Pontimicrobium sp. SW4 genome encodes:
- the mutS gene encoding DNA mismatch repair protein MutS: protein MAKKAKKVTPLMKQYNAIKVKYPDALLLFRVGDFYETFGGDAVKASKILDIILTKRGAGSESETELAGFPHHSLNTYLPKLVKAGERVAICDQLEDPKQTKTIVKRGVTELVTPGVALNDEVLSSKSNNFLASVYFGKYIGVSFLDVSTGEFLTSQGNAEYIDKLLQNFNPSEVLIEKQKRTTFSETFGNDFHTFYMEDWVFQDDYANETLNNHFQTKSLKGFGIEDLYEGIVASGAIMHYLGETQHHKLQHITSIQRIAEDAYVWMDKFTIRNLELYNSTNVNAVTLINVIDKTISPMGARMLKRWLALPLKNAKKIKNRHEVIQYLLDNDAVLHKVQHQIKHIGDIERLISKIATGKVNPREVIQLKNSLEAIVPIKALASNCANEALKIIGDNIQSCDLLREKIKETLNEDAPVNILKGNSISSDFSSELKELRDLAFSGKDYLNKMLERESERTGITSLKIASNNVFGYYIEVRNTHKDKVPEEWIRKQTLVNAERYITEELKEYESKILGAEERILAIEQQLFNELVAWMNQYIKPVQQNASLIGQLDCLCGFTQLAKENNYVYPTMDESFDLDIKNGRHPVIEKQLPIGEPYIANDLFLDRTSQQIIMITGPNMSGKSAILRQTALIVLLAQIGSFVPAESARIGLVDKIFTRVGASDNISMGESTFMVEMNETASILNNISERSLVLLDEIGRGTSTYDGISIAWAISEYLHEHPSKAKTLFATHYHELNEMTETFERIKNYNVSIKELKDNVLFLRKLVEGGSQHSFGIHVAKMAGMPQQVIHRANKILKQLEKSHSSEELTDKVKSLNDEMQLSFFNLDDPLLEEIKDEILHIDINTLTPVEALMKLNEIKRMLQKKKRA from the coding sequence TTGGCTAAAAAAGCAAAAAAGGTAACACCATTAATGAAACAATACAATGCCATAAAGGTAAAGTATCCTGATGCGTTGTTGCTTTTTAGAGTAGGAGATTTTTATGAAACTTTTGGTGGTGACGCTGTAAAAGCATCTAAAATTTTAGATATTATTCTTACCAAGCGAGGTGCAGGAAGTGAAAGTGAAACTGAACTTGCTGGATTTCCGCATCATTCATTAAACACTTATTTGCCAAAGCTAGTAAAAGCAGGTGAGCGTGTTGCTATTTGCGACCAGTTGGAAGATCCAAAGCAAACTAAAACTATTGTAAAACGTGGTGTGACAGAATTGGTCACTCCTGGAGTTGCCTTGAATGATGAGGTGTTAAGCTCAAAATCTAATAACTTTTTAGCATCAGTATATTTTGGTAAATATATTGGCGTATCGTTTTTGGATGTCTCCACAGGAGAGTTTTTAACCTCTCAAGGGAATGCTGAATATATAGATAAACTGCTTCAAAATTTTAATCCTAGTGAGGTCTTAATTGAAAAGCAAAAACGGACAACGTTTTCTGAAACATTTGGCAACGATTTTCATACATTTTATATGGAAGATTGGGTGTTTCAAGACGATTATGCCAATGAAACCTTGAATAATCACTTTCAAACAAAGTCATTAAAAGGTTTTGGAATTGAAGATTTATACGAAGGCATTGTAGCTTCTGGTGCGATTATGCATTATTTAGGCGAAACACAGCATCATAAATTGCAACATATTACATCTATACAGCGTATTGCTGAAGATGCCTATGTTTGGATGGATAAGTTTACTATTAGAAATCTTGAGCTCTATAATTCAACAAATGTAAATGCTGTTACGTTAATTAATGTCATAGACAAAACGATTTCTCCAATGGGAGCACGTATGCTTAAGCGTTGGTTAGCATTGCCTTTAAAGAATGCTAAAAAAATCAAGAATAGACATGAGGTTATACAATATTTACTGGATAATGATGCCGTATTACATAAAGTACAGCATCAGATAAAGCATATAGGAGATATTGAGCGTTTAATATCTAAAATAGCGACAGGAAAAGTGAATCCTAGAGAGGTTATTCAGCTTAAAAATTCTTTAGAAGCGATTGTTCCAATAAAGGCACTCGCTAGTAATTGTGCTAATGAAGCACTAAAAATTATTGGAGACAATATTCAAAGCTGCGACCTACTTCGAGAAAAAATTAAGGAGACTTTAAACGAAGATGCGCCAGTAAACATATTGAAAGGAAACTCTATTTCTTCTGATTTTTCTTCTGAATTAAAAGAACTTCGTGATTTAGCTTTTTCAGGTAAAGATTACCTAAATAAAATGTTAGAGCGAGAAAGTGAGCGTACAGGAATTACGTCACTTAAAATAGCATCTAATAATGTGTTTGGATATTATATTGAAGTAAGAAATACGCATAAAGATAAAGTCCCAGAAGAGTGGATTCGTAAACAAACCTTGGTAAATGCGGAGCGCTACATTACCGAAGAATTAAAGGAATACGAATCGAAAATATTAGGAGCTGAAGAACGCATTTTAGCCATAGAACAGCAATTATTTAATGAGTTAGTTGCTTGGATGAATCAATACATCAAACCAGTTCAACAAAATGCCAGTTTAATTGGTCAATTAGATTGTTTATGTGGTTTTACGCAATTGGCAAAAGAAAATAATTATGTGTATCCAACAATGGATGAATCGTTCGATTTGGATATTAAAAATGGACGCCATCCAGTTATTGAAAAACAATTGCCAATAGGCGAGCCCTACATTGCTAACGATTTATTTTTAGATAGGACTTCACAACAAATCATTATGATAACTGGACCTAACATGTCTGGTAAATCAGCTATTTTACGTCAAACAGCTTTAATCGTACTACTAGCTCAAATAGGAAGTTTTGTACCAGCTGAAAGTGCTAGAATTGGTTTGGTAGATAAAATATTTACGAGAGTAGGAGCAAGTGATAATATCTCTATGGGAGAATCAACGTTTATGGTTGAAATGAATGAGACAGCTTCTATTCTAAATAACATTTCTGAGCGTAGTTTAGTGTTATTAGATGAGATTGGTCGAGGTACGAGTACTTACGATGGGATTTCTATTGCTTGGGCAATTAGCGAATATTTACACGAGCATCCATCTAAAGCAAAAACCTTATTTGCAACGCATTATCATGAGCTCAATGAAATGACCGAAACCTTTGAGCGCATTAAAAACTATAATGTTTCTATTAAAGAACTTAAGGACAATGTATTGTTTTTAAGAAAACTGGTTGAAGGTGGAAGTCAGCATAGTTTTGGGATACATGTAGCAAAAATGGCAGGAATGCCACAGCAAGTAATCCATAGAGCAAACAAAATATTGAAGCAATTAGAAAAATCACATTCTAGTGAAGAGTTAACAGATAAAGTAAAGTCGCTAAATGATGAAATGCAGTTAAGCTTTTTTAATTTGGATGACCCTCTTTTAGAGGAAATTAAAGATGAGATTTTGCACATCGATATTAATACGCTAACACCTGTTGAAGCTTTAATGAAGCTTAATGAAATAAAGCGAATGTTGCAAAAAAAGAAAAGAGCATAA
- a CDS encoding RNA methyltransferase, giving the protein MRKLKNSELDRLSIDEFKESKKTPLIVILDNIRSLNNIGSVFRTSDAFLIEKIYLCGITAKPPHKDIHKTALGSTETVDWEYVESTLTLVEKLKRNNIKIISIEQAENSTMLNDFMPEEETRYAIVFGNEVKGVQQEVVNASDVVIEIPQYGTKHSLNISVSCGVVIWDMFCKLT; this is encoded by the coding sequence ATGCGGAAACTAAAAAATAGCGAACTAGATAGATTGTCCATTGATGAGTTTAAGGAATCTAAAAAAACGCCTCTAATTGTGATTTTAGACAACATTAGAAGTCTCAATAATATTGGGAGTGTCTTTCGAACAAGTGATGCATTTTTAATTGAGAAAATTTATTTATGCGGCATTACTGCTAAACCACCACATAAGGATATTCATAAAACAGCGTTGGGAAGTACCGAAACTGTTGATTGGGAATATGTTGAAAGTACGTTAACGCTAGTTGAAAAATTAAAAAGAAACAACATTAAAATTATTTCAATCGAACAAGCCGAAAATTCTACAATGCTTAATGACTTTATGCCTGAAGAAGAAACAAGATATGCGATTGTTTTTGGCAATGAAGTGAAAGGTGTACAACAAGAGGTTGTTAATGCTAGTGATGTGGTGATTGAAATTCCACAATATGGCACCAAGCATTCGTTGAATATTTCGGTGAGTTGTGGTGTTGTGATTTGGGATATGTTTTGTAAGCTAACTTAG
- a CDS encoding effector binding domain-containing protein: MMHRIIQSPEILIVGMKANMSFEAISEETGKLARQFMPRLKEINNRVDDYTLSLQNYDDFNFSKVSPIMTFEKWVGIEVTNFNNVPIGMEILTINPGNYLVIDFKDSMQEFVKNWHYIHSQWLPNSEFKLDNRPHFEKLGPSYSPINAVNEEEIWIPVV, from the coding sequence ATGATGCATAGAATTATTCAATCACCTGAGATTTTAATTGTTGGCATGAAAGCTAACATGTCTTTTGAAGCGATTAGTGAAGAAACAGGGAAGTTAGCAAGGCAATTTATGCCAAGATTAAAAGAAATTAATAACCGAGTAGATGATTATACATTGTCGCTTCAAAATTATGATGATTTTAATTTTAGTAAAGTGTCACCAATTATGACTTTCGAAAAATGGGTTGGTATTGAGGTTACTAATTTTAATAATGTCCCGATTGGAATGGAAATACTTACTATTAATCCTGGAAATTATTTAGTAATCGATTTTAAAGATTCTATGCAAGAGTTTGTAAAAAATTGGCATTATATACATTCACAATGGTTACCAAATTCTGAATTTAAACTAGATAACAGGCCACATTTTGAAAAGCTAGGCCCAAGTTATAGTCCAATAAATGCTGTAAATGAGGAAGAAATTTGGATTCCTGTGGTTTGA
- the folK gene encoding 2-amino-4-hydroxy-6-hydroxymethyldihydropteridine diphosphokinase, with product MNQPQQVYISLGSNKGDRFKNLQEAIDLIHVGIGTVKIISKVYNSPAFGFQGDDFYNACLHVSTYLKPKKVMQELLSIEKSLGRVRSQKNGYEARTIDLDILLIDDEVINTKTLKVPHPEMHKRRFVLRPLNNIAPKVEHPELNKSASLLLEECEDGSELEGINIWLKNPSKVFNFSKHNYIAIEGNIGAGKTSLATKISQDFNAKLVLERFADNAFLPKFYKEPQRYAFALEMSFLADRYQQISDDLSQLDLFKDFIVSDYDVFKSLIFSKITLPEDEFILYRKLFYLMYKDIAKPDLYVYLHQNIERLQANIKKRGRDYEQNIENGYLEKINSGYLEFLKNQTEIKVKIIDISDMDFIKNRADYLWLLNQICEDDA from the coding sequence ATGAACCAACCACAGCAAGTTTATATATCGTTAGGAAGTAATAAAGGCGACAGGTTTAAAAACCTTCAAGAAGCCATTGATCTTATTCATGTTGGAATTGGAACTGTAAAAATAATTTCTAAGGTTTATAATTCACCAGCTTTTGGTTTTCAAGGAGACGATTTTTATAATGCTTGTCTTCATGTATCGACCTATTTGAAACCTAAAAAGGTGATGCAAGAATTATTGTCGATTGAGAAAAGTTTAGGCAGAGTGAGAAGTCAAAAAAATGGTTACGAAGCACGAACTATTGATCTAGATATTTTGCTAATTGATGATGAAGTAATCAACACGAAAACGCTTAAAGTTCCTCATCCTGAAATGCATAAAAGACGTTTTGTATTACGTCCTTTAAATAATATTGCTCCAAAAGTTGAGCATCCAGAACTTAATAAGTCTGCGAGTTTACTTTTAGAAGAATGTGAGGATGGTAGTGAATTGGAAGGCATTAATATTTGGCTTAAGAATCCAAGTAAAGTATTTAATTTTTCTAAGCATAACTATATTGCTATTGAAGGAAATATTGGTGCAGGAAAAACAAGTTTGGCAACAAAAATATCACAAGATTTTAATGCTAAATTGGTGTTAGAGCGTTTTGCAGATAATGCCTTTTTACCAAAATTTTATAAAGAACCACAGCGTTATGCGTTTGCTTTAGAAATGTCTTTTTTGGCTGATAGATACCAACAAATAAGTGACGATTTATCACAACTGGATTTATTTAAAGATTTTATTGTAAGTGATTATGATGTGTTTAAGTCGCTTATTTTTTCTAAAATCACCTTACCAGAAGATGAATTTATCCTATACCGAAAGCTATTCTATTTAATGTATAAAGACATTGCGAAGCCAGATTTGTATGTGTATTTACATCAAAATATTGAGCGCTTACAGGCTAATATAAAAAAACGCGGACGTGATTATGAGCAGAATATTGAAAATGGTTACTTAGAAAAGATTAACTCTGGGTATTTAGAATTTTTGAAAAATCAGACAGAAATTAAAGTTAAAATCATCGATATTTCGGATATGGATTTTATTAAGAATAGAGCAGATTACTTATGGCTATTAAATCAGATTTGTGAAGATGATGCATAG
- a CDS encoding queuosine precursor transporter codes for MTLKDKLLAQRIYMLLGALFITSLVVSNLIFQKFFYWHPLDIEIFGANLFEISVGILPYPITFLITDLISEIYGKKRANQVVVTGIFASVFSLLIILVADNVPAIENSPVDDALFTKVFGQSAIAVFASMTAYLFAQFIDIQIYHFWKRLTKGRHLWLRNNFSTWFSQFIDTFSILTLLCTFEVLPWESFKGLLISGFLFKVMIAAIDTPFLYLGVYLFRKRFKLKVNEEISLL; via the coding sequence ATGACACTAAAAGACAAACTTCTAGCGCAACGTATTTACATGCTACTAGGAGCTTTATTTATCACGTCGTTAGTAGTGTCTAACCTAATTTTTCAAAAGTTTTTTTATTGGCATCCTTTAGATATAGAAATTTTTGGAGCTAATTTATTTGAAATTTCCGTTGGTATTTTACCTTATCCAATAACTTTTTTAATAACCGATTTAATAAGTGAGATTTATGGCAAAAAGCGTGCTAATCAAGTAGTGGTTACAGGAATTTTTGCTTCGGTGTTTTCACTACTCATTATTTTAGTTGCTGATAATGTTCCAGCAATAGAAAACTCTCCTGTTGATGATGCCTTGTTTACCAAAGTTTTTGGACAATCAGCTATCGCAGTATTTGCTAGTATGACCGCTTATTTGTTTGCGCAGTTTATCGATATTCAAATTTATCATTTCTGGAAACGCCTAACCAAAGGTAGACATTTATGGTTGCGAAATAATTTTTCCACTTGGTTTTCACAATTTATTGATACCTTTTCCATCCTTACCTTATTATGCACTTTTGAAGTGCTGCCATGGGAAAGCTTTAAAGGCTTACTAATTAGTGGATTTTTATTTAAAGTTATGATCGCAGCTATTGACACCCCTTTCTTGTATTTAGGTGTCTATTTGTTTAGAAAACGTTTTAAACTAAAGGTTAACGAAGAAATTTCGTTGCTTTAA
- a CDS encoding AsmA-like C-terminal region-containing protein, with translation MKKIFKIIGIILLIFVVILAAIPFVLESKIDAIVQAYVDENINAKVEFDDVSLSLLSSFPNAKVTIDNLTITNNAPFKDETFTTAKSIGLKMAIKELFKNQNDEPIVITSVTIDETLITLKESTTEATNWDIFKTETNESTNTASTESNGFKINIEDYSITNSALTYIDEVSNTTVYVTRLNHSGNAQFTDVISELDTKSEANVSLNIDSTSYLENNHITLDALIDLNLKSNTYTFKENKGFINQLPLEFDGYVQLKDEGQLIDITFKNPESSFKGFLAVMPERYAKNLDDVETSGDFKVEGIIKGLVSNKTIPTIDIKMVSNNASFKYPNLPKRVENININASVKNDNGNPDDTYVDLSTLNFKIDQDIFKSSAILKNLGNNTQVDANLDGTLNLANISKAYPIELDKELSGILKGKLNTSFDMNAIETNSYNRIKNNGSVSITDFIFSSEDIVNPIHISKADLTFKPGIISLNNFAAKTGESDINATGTIKNLIGFLMQKNKLQGDFIVTSNVFAVNDFMVAQDDTAEENKTTSNTESLKIPEFLDCNITADVNTVIYDNLNLKDVSGSLSINNQQANLKGLTSKLFEGILAITGNVSTQEAIPTFNINLGVDNFDIAKSFNGLELFQSLAPIATALQGKLNSTINLKGNLNESFTPELASVSGNTFAQLFVSSVNSEKLKVLGKLEESLNFIDFDKLNLNDLKTNLSFENGLVNVKPFSVKYKDINIQVSGSHGFDTSLNYKAILDVPAKYLGGEVNRLIGRINDNEVNKITIPVTANISGTYASPQVSTDLTSGVANLTKQLIEIEKQKLLNSGKDKLKNLLDGVLNNKKKPTDSTKAKIQTKKDSTNIKNDSTKTKTEETVKSILGDLLKKRKKKKDTIN, from the coding sequence ATGAAGAAAATATTTAAGATTATTGGTATTATATTATTAATTTTTGTAGTGATTTTAGCAGCAATTCCTTTTGTTTTAGAATCTAAAATTGATGCTATCGTTCAAGCTTACGTAGATGAAAACATAAATGCCAAAGTAGAATTTGACGATGTTAGTTTGAGCTTGCTTAGTAGTTTCCCAAATGCCAAAGTGACTATTGATAATCTTACCATTACCAATAACGCTCCGTTTAAAGATGAAACTTTTACAACGGCTAAATCTATTGGCTTAAAAATGGCTATAAAAGAGCTTTTTAAAAATCAAAATGATGAGCCTATTGTTATTACTAGTGTTACTATTGACGAGACGTTAATCACTTTAAAAGAAAGTACTACTGAGGCAACCAACTGGGATATTTTTAAAACCGAAACCAATGAAAGCACGAATACTGCTTCAACAGAAAGTAATGGTTTTAAAATTAATATTGAAGATTACAGCATTACTAATAGTGCACTAACTTATATTGACGAAGTTTCAAATACTACAGTATATGTAACGCGTTTAAATCATTCCGGAAATGCACAATTTACTGATGTTATTTCTGAGTTAGACACCAAATCTGAAGCCAATGTTAGCTTAAACATTGATAGTACTTCTTACCTAGAAAACAATCATATTACTTTAGATGCTTTAATAGATTTAAATCTAAAAAGCAACACCTACACCTTTAAAGAAAATAAAGGATTCATCAATCAATTACCTTTAGAATTTGATGGTTATGTACAACTCAAAGACGAAGGACAATTAATTGACATCACTTTTAAGAACCCTGAATCGTCGTTTAAAGGTTTTCTAGCTGTCATGCCTGAGCGTTATGCTAAAAACCTTGATGATGTAGAAACCTCAGGCGATTTTAAAGTAGAAGGAATTATTAAAGGCTTAGTGTCCAACAAAACCATTCCTACAATAGATATAAAGATGGTGTCGAATAACGCATCGTTTAAGTATCCTAATCTTCCTAAACGAGTTGAAAATATTAATATTAATGCCTCAGTAAAAAATGATAATGGAAATCCTGATGATACTTATGTAGATTTGAGTACGCTTAACTTTAAAATAGATCAAGATATTTTTAAGTCTTCAGCTATCTTAAAAAACTTAGGAAACAATACGCAAGTAGATGCCAATTTGGACGGAACACTTAACCTTGCGAACATTTCAAAAGCATATCCTATTGAATTAGACAAAGAGCTTAGTGGTATTTTAAAAGGGAAACTAAATACGTCTTTCGACATGAATGCTATTGAAACCAATTCATATAATCGTATTAAAAATAATGGCTCAGTAAGTATTACCGATTTTATTTTCTCTTCAGAAGATATTGTAAATCCAATTCATATTTCAAAGGCAGATTTAACTTTTAAACCAGGAATCATTTCGCTGAATAATTTTGCTGCTAAAACAGGCGAAAGTGACATTAATGCCACTGGAACTATTAAAAATTTGATTGGTTTTTTAATGCAGAAAAATAAATTGCAAGGTGATTTTATAGTAACATCGAACGTATTTGCGGTGAACGATTTTATGGTTGCACAAGATGACACTGCTGAAGAAAACAAGACCACTTCTAATACAGAATCGCTCAAAATTCCTGAGTTTTTAGATTGCAATATCACGGCTGATGTCAATACTGTTATTTATGACAATTTAAATTTAAAAGATGTTAGTGGTTCATTATCTATTAATAACCAGCAAGCCAATTTAAAAGGCTTGACCTCAAAGCTATTTGAAGGTATTTTAGCAATTACTGGAAATGTATCAACCCAAGAAGCAATACCAACATTTAATATCAACTTAGGAGTTGATAATTTTGATATCGCAAAGTCTTTTAACGGTTTAGAGTTGTTTCAAAGTTTAGCTCCTATTGCTACTGCATTACAAGGAAAACTAAACTCTACTATTAACTTAAAAGGCAATTTAAACGAGTCGTTCACTCCCGAATTGGCATCGGTTTCTGGAAACACCTTTGCACAGCTTTTTGTAAGCTCTGTAAATTCAGAAAAGTTAAAAGTACTTGGAAAGCTAGAAGAAAGCTTAAATTTTATCGATTTTGACAAACTAAATCTAAACGATTTAAAAACCAATCTATCTTTTGAAAACGGCTTAGTAAATGTAAAACCTTTCAGCGTTAAGTATAAAGACATTAATATTCAAGTATCAGGCTCTCATGGTTTTGACACCTCTTTAAACTACAAAGCCATACTTGATGTACCAGCAAAGTATTTAGGTGGAGAAGTTAATAGATTAATTGGTAGAATTAACGATAACGAAGTCAACAAAATAACCATTCCAGTCACTGCAAACATTTCTGGTACATATGCTAGTCCGCAAGTATCAACCGATTTAACAAGTGGGGTCGCAAACTTAACTAAGCAACTTATCGAGATTGAAAAACAAAAGCTTTTAAACTCTGGAAAAGATAAATTGAAGAATTTACTAGATGGTGTTTTAAACAACAAGAAAAAGCCAACTGATAGCACAAAAGCGAAAATACAAACTAAAAAAGATAGTACAAATATAAAAAACGATAGCACTAAAACTAAAACAGAAGAAACTGTTAAAAGTATTTTAGGTGATTTATTAAAAAAGCGAAAAAAGAAAAAAGATACCATAAATTAG
- a CDS encoding RNA polymerase sigma factor RpoD/SigA, whose translation MRQLKITKQVTNRESKSLDKYLQDISKIDLITADEEVELAQRIRAGDQVALDKLATANLRFVVSVSKQYQNQGLSLPDLINEGNAGLVKAAKRFDETRGFKFISYAVWWIRQAILQALAEQSRIVRLPLNKIGAINKINKAYSFLEQTHERAPSAEEIANNLDLSVSNVKQSMKISGRHVSMDAPLKEGENSTLYDVVNSNESPKPDADLMRGSLIIEINRALDTLSEKEAVVLRHYYGIDKKQPMSLQEIGDSFGLTRERVRQIKEKGIRRLRHTSKSKVLKTYLG comes from the coding sequence ATGAGGCAATTAAAAATTACGAAACAAGTTACCAATAGAGAATCCAAATCACTTGATAAATACCTACAAGACATAAGTAAAATTGATTTAATTACTGCTGATGAAGAAGTAGAATTAGCACAAAGAATACGTGCTGGAGATCAAGTTGCTTTAGATAAGCTCGCAACAGCTAACTTACGTTTTGTTGTTTCTGTCTCTAAACAATACCAAAATCAAGGATTATCATTACCAGATTTGATTAATGAAGGTAATGCTGGTTTAGTTAAGGCTGCAAAACGCTTTGACGAAACAAGAGGTTTTAAGTTTATATCGTATGCTGTTTGGTGGATTAGACAAGCCATTTTACAAGCATTAGCTGAGCAATCTCGAATAGTTAGACTCCCTTTAAATAAAATTGGAGCTATTAATAAAATAAACAAAGCGTATTCCTTTTTAGAGCAAACTCATGAAAGAGCACCCAGTGCTGAAGAAATCGCGAATAATCTAGATCTTTCTGTTAGCAATGTAAAACAGTCTATGAAAATTTCTGGAAGACACGTTTCGATGGATGCACCTTTAAAAGAAGGTGAAAATTCAACACTTTACGATGTTGTAAATTCTAATGAGTCACCAAAACCTGATGCCGATTTAATGAGAGGTTCATTAATTATTGAAATAAATCGCGCATTAGACACACTATCAGAAAAAGAAGCCGTAGTTTTGCGCCATTATTACGGGATTGACAAAAAACAACCTATGAGCCTTCAAGAAATAGGCGACTCTTTTGGATTGACACGAGAACGTGTTAGACAAATAAAAGAAAAAGGAATTCGCAGATTACGACATACATCAAAAAGTAAAGTATTAAAAACATATTTAGGATAA
- the rpsU gene encoding 30S ribosomal protein S21, whose product MLKIIIKEGENIERALKRYKRKHRNIKVMQNLRENQFFTKPSVKRRREIQKASYIQGLRDQEEI is encoded by the coding sequence ATGTTAAAAATTATTATCAAAGAAGGTGAAAATATAGAGCGTGCTTTAAAACGTTACAAACGAAAGCACAGAAATATTAAGGTGATGCAAAATTTAAGAGAAAACCAATTTTTTACAAAGCCTTCAGTTAAAAGACGTCGTGAAATCCAAAAAGCTTCTTATATACAAGGCCTAAGAGATCAAGAGGAAATTTAG
- a CDS encoding DUF2797 domain-containing protein, which translates to MQYQGVLTKMETEFSSPINYYLVFESDFINMNQLLNKTLKISFVKYQCLNCGLDKTIYRQGFCKSCFFDIPQAADWIMRPELSTAHLNKEDRDLEYEKKVQLQPHIVYLANSSNVKVGVTRKSQVPTRWIDQGAHEAIEIVEVPNRYLAGITEVALKDHVADKTNWRKMLKNDIEDENLVDWRERLKNYIPDEAKEYYIASNAETNMDFPVLKYPKKPSSLNLIKSQEYIGKLVGVKGQYLIFEDETVFNVRANEGLVVSLTIN; encoded by the coding sequence ATGCAGTACCAAGGTGTGTTAACAAAAATGGAAACTGAATTTAGCAGTCCAATTAATTATTATTTAGTGTTTGAATCGGATTTTATAAACATGAATCAGCTTCTTAATAAAACGCTAAAAATCAGTTTTGTAAAGTATCAATGCCTTAATTGTGGTTTAGATAAAACCATTTATAGACAGGGTTTTTGTAAAAGTTGCTTTTTTGATATTCCACAAGCTGCTGACTGGATTATGCGTCCAGAATTAAGTACTGCACATTTAAATAAAGAGGATAGAGACCTGGAGTACGAGAAAAAAGTACAGTTGCAACCACATATAGTCTATTTAGCTAATTCAAGTAATGTAAAAGTTGGAGTTACTAGAAAAAGTCAAGTGCCAACACGTTGGATAGACCAAGGCGCACATGAGGCTATTGAAATTGTTGAAGTGCCAAATCGTTATTTAGCAGGAATTACTGAAGTCGCTTTAAAAGACCATGTGGCTGATAAAACCAATTGGCGAAAAATGCTTAAAAATGATATTGAAGATGAAAACTTAGTGGATTGGCGCGAAAGACTTAAAAATTATATTCCAGATGAAGCAAAAGAATATTACATAGCAAGTAATGCCGAAACTAATATGGATTTTCCAGTACTTAAGTATCCTAAAAAGCCTTCGAGTTTGAATTTAATTAAATCTCAAGAGTATATTGGTAAACTAGTAGGCGTCAAAGGACAATATTTAATTTTTGAAGACGAAACTGTTTTTAATGTTAGAGCAAATGAAGGATTGGTAGTTAGTCTAACGATTAATTGA